The following proteins are co-located in the Sphaeramia orbicularis chromosome 24, fSphaOr1.1, whole genome shotgun sequence genome:
- the fkbp6 gene encoding inactive peptidyl-prolyl cis-trans isomerase FKBP6, producing the protein MEDVLGDGGILKEVIQSGEGPPVPENASILIHYSAFLEYSDQPFETTTRCKYPRMMKLGRDVTLFGLQLGLLTMKKGEFSRFLFQPDYAYGDLGCPPFIPAAAEVLYEVHIVDYFDSAQMDDFIALSLEEQNSFPLSTLLKVVDTLRGFGNRCFNQSNYYNAKDRYKQAVRLLGNRETQNDADKETIQTALLPLYLNISLTELRLDSPHKALKYSNKALEIDRTNTKALFRCGQAYLDLHEYESAHRCLISAQAKKPFDVDINNLLRRVAMCYKKSIDQQKELYSKMFQHLRSPVKQ; encoded by the exons ATGGAAGATGTTCTTGGAGATGGAGGAATCCTGAAAGAAGTGATCCAGTCTGGAGAAGGCCCACCTGTGCCCGAAAATGCTTCAATATTGA TCCATTACTCTGCTTTCCTGGAATATTCTGACCAGCCTTTTGAAACTACCACTCGCTGCAAGTACCCCCGCATGATGAAGTTAGGCAGAG ATGTGACCCTGTTTGGACTGCAGCTAGGTCTGTTGACCATGAAGAAAGGAGAGTTCTCTCGTTTCCTGTTTCAACCAGACTATGCATATGGGGACTTGGGCTGTCCTCCTTTCATTCCTGCAGCTGCAGAGGTCCTGTATGAGGTCCATATCGTTGACTACTTCGATTCAGCCCAAATGGACGACTTTATTGCACTGAGTCTG GAGGAGCAGAATAGTTTTCCTCTGTCGACACTTCTAAAGGTAGTCGACACACTACGTGGCTTTGGTAACCGTTGCTTCAACCAAAGCAATTATTACAATGCCAAAGATCGTTACAAACAA GCAGTGAGACTCCTTGGAAACAGGGAAACTCAGAATGATGCTGACAAAGAGACCATCCAAACAGCGCTGCTTCCTCTCTATCTCAATATCTCTCTTACTGAGCTCCGGCTTGACAGCCCCCACAAAGCCTTGAAATACAGTAACAAAGCCTTGGAGATAGACCGTACCAACACAAAGGCCCTTTTCCGCTGTGGACAG GCATACCTGGACCTGCATGAATATGAGAGTGCTCATCGCTGCCTCATAAGTGCGCAAGCGAAGAAGCCTTTTGATGTTGACATCAACAACCTCTTGAGGAGAGTGGCAAT GTGCTATAAGAAGAGCATAGATCAGCAGAAAGAGTTATACTCAAAGATGTTCCAACACTTGAGGAGCCCTGTGAAGCAATGA
- the tmem244 gene encoding putative transmembrane protein 244 encodes MLLDYCCRCCGFTLIKRHGPFTLKTTPSDTWVVLQNLLLCMVCFYSLYYIVVSLCIGLLRVHEINSLLAPFDYTTQPSWQNPKYLVCVISTEVTYILGGLVFAWIVEEWVWDYAITVTLLHIAMTVAVMSDFPSAEHWWMALGSGLVMMIFGGQLLAYKLFRSNFVYPAELQNF; translated from the exons ATGTTGTTGGACTACTGCTGTCGGTGTTGTggattcacactcataaaacgcCATGGACCATTCACTCTCAAGACGACACCCAGTGACACCTGG GTCGTCCTGCAGAATCTGTTGCTGTGCATGGTGTGCTTCTACTCCTTATACTACATCGTGGTCAGTCTCTGCATTGGACTCCTCAG AGTTCACGAGATCAACAGCCTATTGGCTCCATTTGACTACACAACACAACCATCATGGCAGAACCCCAAGTACCTGG TTTGTGTGATTTCCACAGAAGTGACCTATATTTTGGGCGGGTTGGTGTTCGCTTGGATCGTAGAGGAGTGGGTTTGGGATTATGCCATTACAGTCACGCTGCTGCATATTGCGATGACTGTAGCAg TGATGTCAGACTTCCCCTCTGCTGAGCACTGGTGGATGGCTTTAG GTTCCGGCCTGGTGATGATGATATTCGGAGGGCAGCTTCTAGCTTATAAACTGTTCAGAAGTAACTTCGTCTATCCAGCTGAGCTGCAGAACTTCTGA